The genome window AATTACCTCTAGTCTGGTAAAAGAATATGGCATCTGTTGCGCCGTTTAAAAGGTGAACTGGCGCTAAAACGAAAACAAGGAGGGAACCGATTGACCCGTTCCGTCAAGTGGACTGTCCTGCTGCTTTTCTCGTTATTTGGTGCGGTCATTGGTGTGTATTCGATGCACCCGGGGGCCACGCCGGCCGTCGCTGAATCGAAAGACAAGAAGTATGTGGGCGATCAGACCTGCAAGGAATGCCACAGCAAGCAGCACCAGGGTTTTCTAAAAACCTCCCATGCAAAGGCTTTTAAAAGCCTCTCCGACTATCCCCTGGTCGAGCCTGTGGAGTCGATCGAGGTCATCAACACGATATTAAAGGACTTTCCCTATTCGTATCGTTTTGATTTGAAAAGCGATTTAATCAAAGGCGTCATGATGGATCACTATCTGATCGCAGAAGCGCCGAAGGAAGCGAACTTCTACGGAAGCCGCAACAATCCCTACTTCATCGTCGCTTCCTTGCATCCCGAGGCGGAGGGCAAGTGGTCGCTGCGCCCCGCTATACAAGGCGATTTTAATTCTGACGGCATGACCGACTGGGGCGCCTTCAGTTACACCTGCATTGACTGCCACAGCCCAGGTCTCAAGCAAAATGAGCCTGATTTGCGCAGCGGCATCAGTTGCGAATCTTGCCATGGACCCGGGGCCGACCATGTGGCGGCGAAGGAGAAGAAGGGCACCATCTCGGCGAGCAGCGAGGCCTGCCTCAACTGTCACGGCGAAGGAAAACCGCAAGAGGTGAACGGGAAACTCGTCGCCCAGAATCACTATGGCCCCCGCTTCTTCAAGGCGAGCAAGCACGCTCAGGATGAGACGATGCAGGATTGCACCGTCTGCCATACGGCCCACCGGGCCAACGCCGAAGGGCATCTCTTGAAAGCAAACAGCGCCGAGGCGCTCTGCGCCAAGTGCCACACCGATGAGATCAATCTCGATGAAATCATGTGGAAGAATCCCACCGATGCCCGGGGCCACTTCGTCCGCGACCACAGCTTTGGGGCCATCCGTTATGACGACCTCGGCGACAATCCGGACACCAAGCCGGTGGAGATCACCAATCCTGATGTGATCGAGAAATTGAAACAAGCCTATCCGGAGTTAAAGAAGGAGAAATAGAAACGGCCATAGGAAGGGCCGCTGCCTTATGTCGACGCTGACATAGGTCGGCGGCCCTTTTCCTGGTCCCTTTCCAGGTCGCTTAGAGTTATCTTCCGCAAAAGGCCTGCGGAAGTCTTGTCTGGGCTTCCTATAGTTGCGGATGCTCGGGCACATACCGCCCTTCCGGCGGAACGGCCAGGTGGTCGAAGTCATGGGCCAGCCGCCCCAGTTCACCGGCCAGTTTCTCTCCGCGCAGGGGTAGGCCGTGACCGGTGATGACGACTGACGGATGCAACGCTTCCAGTCGACGTACTGATTCCTTGGCTGCCGTCCAGTCTGTCGTGAAATAGGCGGGCGGGCCATGAACCTCTTTTTCCTGATCCAGAACGGCGAGGGCCGATTCCTGTTTGACGGTGGTGAAGGCGTCGCCGGCGATGAGCACCCGGTCATGGTCGCGAAAGAGGGAGACATGGCCGGGGGTGTGGCCGGGCGTATGGATCCAGCGCCAGCCGGAGAGGAAGGGAACGCTTCCGTCACCGGGAAGCGGTTGGATGCGCTTTCTGTAAATTGTCGAATCGGTACCTTTCATTTTGCAGTGAAACGGTCAAGGTCATGCGCCTTTCAAGCAAGATATGGGAAAAGCCCTGCTGCGCTTCGTTATGGAAAACGAAGCGAGCGGGGCTTTTCTAATCACGATACCTGGCAGGTTGAAGGGAAACCTGTAGTTCCCCTAGATACCCTTATACAGCACTTCCAAAAAGGCCTGCATGTACTGGGGCAGATCGGGCGGGCGGCGGCTCGATACGAGGTGGCCGTCCACGACAGCCGGTTCGTCGAACCAGACGGCCCCGGCGTTTTCCATGTCGTCGCGGATGCCGGGGGTGCTGGTGACCCGCCGGCCTTGCAGGATCTTGGCGGAGATCAATACCCAGCCGGCATGGCAGATCTGGCCGATCGGTTTTTTCTGGGCATCCATGCGGCGGACCAGTTCGAGGACGGCGGGGAAGCGGCGGAGCTTGTCGGGCGCCCAACCGCCGGGGACGAGCAGGGCGTCGTAGTCATCGGCGTCGATGTCGTCAAAGGACAGGTCTGCCACCGCCGGCACGCCGTATTTGCCGATGTACTTCTCGCCGGCTTTTTCCCCGGCCAGATGGACGGTCACACCGGCCTCGCGCAGTCGCAGCACAGGATACCAGAGTTCCAGGTCTTCAAAGTCGTGGTCGATCAGTTGCAGCGCCTTCAATGTTCCATTGCGCACAGGAATCCTCCTTCATCAATGTGTTGTCAGATTCCTTCATCGTGATTGCTCAATCATGTTTCTTTTAATGACCAGGGCATTTAAAAGGAAGAAAGACCAGGGCGTTCACCGAAAGGAATCTGCACAAATTGATTGTAATTGAAATCACAATCAATAAAAAGAGGATCCCATATGATTATTGAATTGCAAACTGTGGCTGCGGATCAAACATCGCGGTAGTAGCAGGTGTAGCGACCGAAACAGGTCCCCCGCGATGCCTTTGCTTTTGCCTGAAAGTCCGCTATGTCCAGGGGAGCAGGCGAATCCAGCAGGTCAAGGACACCCTTGACCAGATGCACGCTGGCTGTCTTTTTCTCTAAGGAGCTCTCGCGCCCGACGATTTTCAGGGATGTTACGCCCAGGGACCTGAGCG of Heliomicrobium undosum contains these proteins:
- a CDS encoding type 1 glutamine amidotransferase domain-containing protein; this encodes MRNGTLKALQLIDHDFEDLELWYPVLRLREAGVTVHLAGEKAGEKYIGKYGVPAVADLSFDDIDADDYDALLVPGGWAPDKLRRFPAVLELVRRMDAQKKPIGQICHAGWVLISAKILQGRRVTSTPGIRDDMENAGAVWFDEPAVVDGHLVSSRRPPDLPQYMQAFLEVLYKGI
- a CDS encoding MBL fold metallo-hydrolase, with product MKGTDSTIYRKRIQPLPGDGSVPFLSGWRWIHTPGHTPGHVSLFRDHDRVLIAGDAFTTVKQESALAVLDQEKEVHGPPAYFTTDWTAAKESVRRLEALHPSVVITGHGLPLRGEKLAGELGRLAHDFDHLAVPPEGRYVPEHPQL
- a CDS encoding multiheme c-type cytochrome gives rise to the protein MTRSVKWTVLLLFSLFGAVIGVYSMHPGATPAVAESKDKKYVGDQTCKECHSKQHQGFLKTSHAKAFKSLSDYPLVEPVESIEVINTILKDFPYSYRFDLKSDLIKGVMMDHYLIAEAPKEANFYGSRNNPYFIVASLHPEAEGKWSLRPAIQGDFNSDGMTDWGAFSYTCIDCHSPGLKQNEPDLRSGISCESCHGPGADHVAAKEKKGTISASSEACLNCHGEGKPQEVNGKLVAQNHYGPRFFKASKHAQDETMQDCTVCHTAHRANAEGHLLKANSAEALCAKCHTDEINLDEIMWKNPTDARGHFVRDHSFGAIRYDDLGDNPDTKPVEITNPDVIEKLKQAYPELKKEK